CTTCTATATGGCTCTAAATAAAGTattgtaactgtgtgtgttgcaggagGCAAGATGTGCCTATGTGATTGCTCTGATGGCAGTGTACTGGTGTACTGAGGTATTGCCACTAGCGGTGACTGCTCTCCTGCCCGCTGTCCTTTTCCCTCTGTTTGGCATCATGGAGTCCAAGCAGGTACgcttccctcacacacacacacacgcgcgcgcaaacacacaaagacagtctCTCACGTACGTGCGAAaagatgcaggatcttaatttgagcaccctgctgcaggagaactttcctgcaatgcaggaaatgtaaaacttgtagagTATTTGAGATATAAAAAGGCttttgaagtttgtaatttccactttgacttgattttcccttactgaaaatgtacactacatgaccaaaagtatgtggacacctgctcgtcgaacatctcattccaaaatcatgggcattaatatggagttggtcccagctttgctgctataacagcctccactcttctgggaaggctttccactagatgttgaaacattactgcggggacttacttccattcagccacaagagcattagtaaggttgggcactgatgttgagcgatttggcctggctcgcagtcggcattccaatccATCCCAAAGGAGTTCGATAgtgttgaagtcagggctctgtgcaagccagtcaagttcttccacaccaatctcgccgagtggcgcagcggtctaaggcactgcatctcagtgatagaggcatcactacagaccctggtttgattcaaggctgtatcacaaccggctgtgattgggagtcccatagggcggtgcacaatttgcccagcgtcgtccgggttagggtttggccgggataggccgtcattgtaaattaagaatttacaatttgttcttaactgacttgcctacgtAAATAAATAATCGCTTTAAAAAATTATGggcgggggcattgtcatgtggaaacaggaatgggccttccccaaactgttgccacaaagttggaaggacagtatcgtctagaatgtcaatgtatgctgtagcattaagacttCTCTTCACTGGTACAAagtggcccgaaccatgaaaaacagccccagactattattcctcctccaccaaactttacagttggcactatgcattggggcaggtagcgttctcctggcatccgccaaacccagatttgtccgtcggactgccagatggtgaggcgtgattcatcactccagagaacgcgtgtCCACTGCTCCAatgtccaatggcagcgagctttacaccactccagccaacgcttggcattgcgcatggtgatcttaggcttctctgcagctgcttggccatggaaacccatttcatgaagctcccgacaaacagttattgtgctgatgttgcttccagaggcagtttggaactcggtagtgagtgttgcaactgaggagagacgatttttacgcgcttcagcactcggcagtcccagctgagccgttgttgctcctagacatttccacttcacaataacagcacttacagttgaccggggcagctctagcaggagagaaatttgacgaactgacttgtttgaaaggTGTTATCCCATGACGgcaccacgttgaaagtcactgagctctgccGTAAATCTATTCTattgccaatatttgtctatggagattgcatggctgtctgctcgattttatacatctgtcagcaaagggtgtggctgaaatagccaaatccactaatttgaaggggtgtccacatacttgtgtatatattgtatcaacccctacaaaaatgtccattaattataatccacataataatagaCATTTCCTGTtgagagattattttcctgctgtagcaaactggctcaaagtaagatcctacatctgtatcagGTGTGTATGCAGTACCTGAAGGACACCAACATGCTGTTTGTAGGCGGTCTGATGATGGCTGTTGCCGTGGAGACATGGAACCTTCACAAGCGCATCGCCCTCAGGGTTCTACTTGTTGTGGGGGTGCGTCCTGCCCTGTGAGTAGCTAATCACAGGTGTCTATCTTTATCAGTTTTTCAGGTATCAAATCAGGATTGTCTGCAAAATTCAAGACCATGTTaacccactgagctaaagcctagcaTTCTTTCCTCCTTCTCCACTTCCTCTTTTCTCTTTCTGATACACTGTCCCCCTTTTGCTGTCCACGCCAGTCTGATGCTAGGGTTCATGGGTGTGACAGCGTTCCTGTCCATGTGGATCAGTAACACAGCCACCACAGCTATGATGGTCCCCATTGTCCAGGCTGTCCTGGAGCAGCTCAACAGCCCACAGAATGGAAAGAACCCCTTGCCCATCCCCCAGAGCCAGGAGAATGGTATGACTCCTGAGGAAAAACTGGATAACAGTTCAAACCCACAGGACAAACTTATCATCCAGGACAATCACATTCCACTGGAGAAACCAGCCACAGAGGATAAACTGGACTCCCCAGACAAACCAGTTAACCAGGACAACTCTCTGACTGATGGGAAGCCAGGTGAGGGGCACTGGGCTGGGGGCAGAGGTCAGAGCAGGGGGCTAGGTGAGACTGGAGTACTGTCACCAACACACCATAATACAGTTACATGTACATGGCGATTTCAGACAAATATAGACTTAGGCTGTATGTCTACAGGCAACAGGCACACTATAGCCTGCCTAGCTAACAACTTTGGCTGTGACCTCTTGGTAGTCCTGATTCCCAAACTTCTCTAATATATAGTGGTATTgtctcccctttcctctctgtATAAAGTGGTAGTGTCCATGGTCTTGAAGGAGGGGACTGAAGCAGAGCAGgttggggaggaagaggaggagaaggagaggatgaaaaTGTGTAAAGGCTtgacgttgtgtgtgtgttacgctGCCAGCATCGGAGGCACTGCCACTCTCACTGGTACCGGACCCAACCTCGTCCTCACAGGGCAGATGAGCCagtatgtaacacacacacacacacggaggcacgcacgcacacacacatagcgTATGtacctctcacagacacacacctcgCAAATGTTAGTGTATATACCATATATGAATATAGATATGGGAGTCCGAACATATCGTATTGATCAACTGACATTTAACATTTTTGAGAAGTGAAGTTCTTAACAGAAACCCACTGTCAGACTCTTCCCTCAGAACGGTGACGTGGTTAACTTTGCCTCGTGGTTCGCCTTTGCCTTCCCCACAATGCTGCTAATGCTGACGCTGGCCTGGCTCTGGCTCCAGCTCGTCTTCATCGGCTTCGAGTGAGTGACCTGGCCAGAGCATCACAGTGCATTATTTtaactctactctctcctctctctcagttcaaCCATGACATGATATTTGTAAAGGTTTGCATATGCCAAATAGGGGCaatgtctctctcactcactctgctTCTTATCTGACCTATTAGTttaaataatctctctctctcactcagtctgtctttctctcaccccCTTCTCTTTTGCTCCCCCACTCATTTCTCTtgtccctttctccccctcttcctctctagtCTGAAGCGTACGTGGGGCTGTGGTGCTGTGCAGTCAGAGAAAGAACATGCAGCGTATGATTTGATCCGTGAGGAGCATCGTCTTCTGGGGCCAGTGTCCTATGGAGAGTGGAGTGTCCTGGGGCTCTTCATTCTGCTGGTGGTGCTGTGGTTCACACGAAGCCCAGGCTTCATCAACGGATGGGCAACCCACATCTTCAACACAAAGGCAGAGTatgtaacacacaccacacagtgaAATACTTTACACACCATATATACTCaaccacacagactcacacacaaaaCACTAGCAGGTGGAAATATACAGACACATGCACAGTAGCACAAGCTTGATCTGAAGGATAGGTTACCTGAGTTGTCTTTAGACCCAGAACCTTCTGTTAGAACAAGTGTCAGGACACGGGGAACAGGAGAAAACAAACACAAATGGGCAAAATGTGTCGTTCACAGAGTAAACCGTCTGTGTTGCATCAATAAACATGTTCTGAACTTTGACACACCAAAACACAAACTTGTGCACGTATACACGCTCTGACCAGCACACACAAAGACTTGCAtaggcacatgcacacacagagtcTGGGAAACATGATCTCActagagtgaatgagagagaaagcacaCTTCTTTATGACAAACAGATCGATGGGCAGGAGAGGCACACACTGCGTTCTCTCTTATCTGGTCATGTGACCTCCCTATCACAGAGGGCATATGTGACGTCTGTCAATCTATGAATGGGCACATCACCATGGAAACAGGTGTTGATTATAACAGAATCCTGGATCAAACTGGGGCTAAGGTCATCAAACATACTCTGTCCATTACGTCAATCCACTCTTTATTTGTATTTGtagttattaaggatccccattacctgatgtcaaggtagcagctactcttcctggtgaccagcaacattaaggcagttatatacaattacaaatattacatgacattacatttcatagcACTTTTCATAACACATTACGTGTGTGCCCTCAGTccactactgtactctactaccacatatctacaatacaaaatctatATGTACGTGTGTTTAGAGTGTGCGTGTTGTGGATATGTACATGTGGATATGTAtgagtgtgtctgtgcctgtgtgtctcttcacagtccccgctgttccataaggtgtatttgtacctttttaaaaatctgattgtactgcttgcatcagttacctgatgtggaatagagctccatgtagccatggctctataaagtactgtgcacctcccatagtctgtttaggggattgtgaagagacctctgatggcatgtcttgtggggtatgcatggatgTCTGGTATGCTAGTactttaaacagacagctcggggcattcagcatgtcaatacttcttacaaaaacaaatagtgatgaagtcaatctcttctGTACTTTGAGCCATgcgagattgacatgcatattattaatgttagctctccgtgtacagtTGAAATTGTACATttccatacaccttagccaaatacatttaaactaagtgtttcacaattcctgacatttaattacagtaaaagttccctgtcttaggtcagtaaagatcaccactttattttaagaatgtgaaatgtcaaaataagaGTGGAGAAAATGATgtgtttcagcttttatttctgtcatcacatacccagtgggtcagaagtttacatacaatggtagcattgcctttaagttgtttaacttgggtcaaacatttcgggtagccttccacaagcttcccacaacaagttgggtgaattttggcacattcccactgacagagctggtgtaactgagtcaagtttgtaggcctcgttgctcacacacgctttttcagttctgcccacaaattttctataggattgaggtcagggctttgtcatggccactccaataccttgactttgttgtccttaagccattttgccacaactttggaagtatgcttgggttcattgtccatttggaagtcccattgcgaccaagctttaacttcctgactgaagtcttgagatgttgcttcaatatatccacataattttcattcctcatgatgccatctattttgtgaagtgcaccagtaccttctgcagcaacgcacccccacaacatgatgctgccacccccgtgcttcacggttgggatggtgttcttcggcttgcaagcctccccctttttcctccaaacataacgatggtcattatggccaaacagttccatttttgtttcatcagaccagaggaaatttctccaaaaagtgcgatctttgtccccatgtgcagttgcaaaccgtagtctggcttttttatggtggttttggagcagtgacttcttccttgctgagcggcctttcaggttatgtcgatataggactcgttttactgtggataaagatgctgttgtacctgtttcctccagcatcttcacaaggtccatcgctgttgttctggcattgatttgcatttttcgcaccaaagtacgttcatctctaggaaacagaatgcgtctccttcctgagcggtatgatggctgcgtgatcccatggtgtttatacttgcgtactattgtttgtatagatgaacgtggtaccttcacgttgtgaggtcttggctgatttcttttgatttttccatgatgtcaagcaaagaggcactgagtttgaaggtaagccttgaaatacatccaaaggtacacctccaattgactcaaattatgtaaattagcctatcagaagcttctaaagccatgacatcattttctggaattttccaagctgtttaaaggtacattcaactttgtgtatgtaaacttctgacccactggaattgtgatacagtgaattttaggtgaaataatctgtctgtaaacaattgttggaaaaatgacttgtgtcatgcacaaagtaggtgtcctaaccaacttgccaaaactatagtttgttaacaagaaatttgtggagtggttgaaaaacgagttttaatgactccaacctaagtgtatgtaaacttccgacgtcaACTGTACATTTAAGGTCCTGTTTGGAGCCAATTGTAAAGTCGCTCATCACATTGTCATTGGGTTATAATTAGTCAGTGTTCAGAAAAGGATTGGAaggcctctccctctcctaaTCCCTGTATACCCCTACCCTAATCCCTGCTGCCTCCTAACCCCACACAGTCTAACCCCCGTAGTAAAAATATCCTATAGGATTCAAATAGAAAAAATCCAATTACAATCCAATAGCAAATCTTATCAGATTCTGGAACCTATCCTGTAGGATAGAATTTTATAGGAGTCCAATAGGACTGGTTCCAAAATCTGATAGGATTGTTCAATTGGATTCTTATACTGAAATCCTATAGGATCCTATAAAATAAAATTCTATCAACCTAAATATCCCCGACACTTGAATTACAGCCACTTGTCACCTAGCCTAGGGATTATAAAAGTGCCTATTAAAATCCTATAGGAGACCAATAGGACTGGTTCCAAAATCTGATTTTTCTATAAGTTATACTACAAATTAACTTGCAGCCTTGAGCTTGAACTTGAGCCATTACCGAATccctggtaatggctcacatcaacaccattatcccagaaaccctagacccactccaatttgcataccgctcaaacagatccacagatgatgcaatctctattgcactccacactgccctttcccacctggacaaatggaacacttatgtgagaatgctattcattgactacagctcagcgttcaacaccatagtaccctcaaagctcatcactaagctaaggatcctgggactaaacacctccctctgcaactagatcctggacttcctgacgggccgcccccaggtgaggagggtaggtagcaacacatctgccacgcgtTCCTCAACAccggagccccccaggggtgcgtgctcagtcccctcctgtactccctgttcacccacgactgcatggccaggcacaactccaacaccatcattaagtttgcagatgacacaacagtaggcctgatcaccgacaatgacgagacagcctatagggaggaggtcagagacctggccgggtggtgccagaataacaacctattacgtaacgtaaccaagactaaggagatgattgtggactacaggaaaaggaggaccgagtacgcccccattctcattgacggggctgtagtggagcaggttgagagcttccttggtgtccacatcaacaacaaactagaatggtccaaacacaccaagccagtcgtgaagagggcacgacaaagcctatttcccctcaggaaactaaaaagatttggcatgggtcctgagatcctcaaaaggttctacagctgcaacatcgagagcatcctgactggttgcatcactagcTGGAACAGCAATTgcttgcattgtgtgccccccccaaccccttttttacgctgctgcgactctctgttaatcatatatgcacagtcactttaactatacattcatgtacatatgtacatactacctcaattggcccgaccaaccagtgctcccccACATTGGCTAAcctggctatctgcattgtgatccgccacccaccacccgccaacccctctttactcTACTGtaactctctgttcatcatatatgcatagtcaccttaaccatatctacatgtacatactacctcaatcagcctgactaacaggtgtctgtatgtagcctcgctacttttatagcctcactactgtatatagcctcgctactgtttttcactgtctttttactgttattttttatttctttacttacctattgttcacctaatacctttttttgcactattgcttagtaagcatttcactgtaaggtctacctgttgtattcggcgcacgtaacaaataaactttgatttgatattgtgGTGGTGTGTTGAAGAGGTTGAGAACCTGGATCATTCTACCAATTGCTGGGTCATTCTACCAATTTGGtcccttttgagaagtgtaacgtGGTCAAAAAaattcacctaattttaacattctgtcataaagagcacatgttcaacttcataaaaaacaagttttcccatctcaagaggatTTGTTTTTGGTAAATTACTATAGTAAGTGcttattaagtgccaaataaattaAAAGGGTTGACCATAACAAGGTTTATGATTTCTTctaaaatcagccataaatccccttgttaCAGGGGGAATGAaagcttcccactgggcacacactggttgagtcAACGTTCtttccacataatttcaatgaaattacattgaaccaacgtggaatagacattgaattgatgtctgtacCCAGTGGGCTGTTGTGTGCaaacagggagtggcaattgaatgcaagcttcacattTATTGATATTTTTTtgtgcctgtctatctatgggtaacagggttgatgtgttatgctcaagccactcagttttccaccaaaaacaccagaaaatggccaaaaagagtagaaccagctttCCTGCTTTTGACtgatgatttgactattagatgttcaatgtttctttaaaatatttttttaccatataaaaatgagagttcagttcacgtaacatgGTTGACAAAATGAGGGACAAAtgcaaattaatcactaatcacataGAATAAATAATGATCTTCAAAAATGACTGTCAAagaaacaaaataactagggctttacaatgatggtgaaacttgGACACATTTGGGGATTAAGTgtgttaaaatcttcctagaagtgacacAGGTTTGACGGAGGGACaagtcaaaatgctgaatttggGCACTTTAGATCGAAGGGCCCGGAGCTGagtttctactaagctaacatatgggaAATGGTGCCGACGGATAGGGCTGTCGtgctcttaggaaactttgcagtatttcattttttatgtgttatttcttacattattagcccaggaaatttttgtgttattacatactgccaggaagaacttttggatatcagagcggcggtaactcaccagcattaggACCAGGAACACGACTTTCCCGAACTGGATCTTTTGttccccagggcaattgaactgattccagaggctgttcCAAAACACAGCCGAAGGAAAATTGGTACTCAGAGTGGACTTTTAGTCCGACTCAgtaggcgcgcacaccacccaccgcttccgagtatattactcgctaatgttcagtatctggataataaagttgacgagctcagggcaaggatatccttccagagagacatcaaggattgtaacatactctgtttcacggaaacatggctctctcaggataTACTGTGTCCGTTCAGCCAGTTCGGTTCTCAGTTCATCACGCAGACAGGAAaatatctctctgggaagaagaaggacgggggtgtatgtttcatgattaactactcatggtgtgattgtgataacatacaggaactcaagtccttttgttcacccaacctagaataccgtacaatcaaatgctgaccgtattacctcccaagagaattcacttcggttatagtcacagccgagtatattccccctcaagccgataccacgacggccctcaaggaactacactggactttgtgcaaactggaaaccacatatcctgaggatgcatttattgtagctggggattttaacaaagcaaatttgagaaaaaacgttaccgaagttctatcaacagattgactgtagtactcgcgctgc
The sequence above is a segment of the Salvelinus alpinus chromosome 1, SLU_Salpinus.1, whole genome shotgun sequence genome. Coding sequences within it:
- the LOC139533312 gene encoding Na(+)/citrate cotransporter-like isoform X2 → MSVFSDRAKMVSSLQIMWMFKDGVILFCTPFLLLPLPLLIGTTEARCAYVIALMAVYWCTEVLPLAVTALLPAVLFPLFGIMESKQVCMQYLKDTNMLFVGGLMMAVAVETWNLHKRIALRVLLVVGVRPALLMLGFMGVTAFLSMWISNTATTAMMVPIVQAVLEQLNSPQNGKNPLPIPQSQENGMTPEEKLDNSSNPQDKLIIQDNHIPLEKPATEDKLDSPDKPVNQDNSLTDGKPVVVSMVLKEGTEAEQVGEEEEEKERMKMCKGLTLCVCYAASIGGTATLTGTGPNLVLTGQMSQLFPQNGDVVNFASWFAFAFPTMLLMLTLAWLWLQLVFIGFDLKRTWGCGAVQSEKEHAAYDLIREEHRLLGPVSYGEWSVLGLFILLVVLWFTRSPGFINGWATHIFNTKAEFVTDATVAVFVAVLLFVLPSEPPRYLCFWRTQSFDTEPPRGPTPALLTWQVTQRKMPWSIVLLLGGGFALAKGSEVSGLSRWLGDQMIPLCSIPPWAIAVILCLLTAIFTECASNVATATLFLPILASMSQSIGVNPLYVMVPCTLSASFAFMLPVATPPNAIVFSYGYLKVSDMVKTGIVMNILGILCITLAINSWGRAIFNLDTFPSWANSTANITTGG
- the LOC139533312 gene encoding Na(+)/citrate cotransporter-like isoform X3, which produces MSVFSDRAKMVSSLQIMWMFKDGVILFCTPFLLLPLPLLIGTTEARCAYVIALMAVYWCTEVLPLAVTALLPAVLFPLFGIMESKQVCMQYLKDTNMLFVGGLMMAVAVETWNLHKRIALRVLLVVGVRPALLMLGFMGVTAFLSMWISNTATTAMMVPIVQAVLEQLNSPQNGKNPLPIPQSQENGMTPEEKLDNSSNPQDKLIIQDNHIPLEKPATEDKLDSPDKPVNQDNSLTDGKPGEGHWAGGRGQSRGLVVVSMVLKEGTEAEQVGEEEEEKERMKMCKGLTLCVCYAASIGGTATLTGTGPNLVLTGQMSQLFPQNGDVVNFASWFAFAFPTMLLMLTLAWLWLQLVFIGFDLKRTWGCGAVQSEKEHAAYDLIREEHRLLGPVSYGEWSVLGLFILLVVLWFTRSPGFINGWATHIFNTKAEFVTDATVAVFVAVLLFVLPSEPPRYLCFWRTQSFDTEPPRGPTPALLTWQVTQRKMPWSIVLLLGGGFALAKGSEVSGLSRWLGDQMIPLCSIPPWAIAVILCLLTAIFTECASNVATATLFLPILASMSQSIGVNPLYVMVPCTLSASFAFMLPVATPPNAIVFSYGYLKVSDML
- the LOC139533312 gene encoding Na(+)/citrate cotransporter-like isoform X1, encoding MSVFSDRAKMVSSLQIMWMFKDGVILFCTPFLLLPLPLLIGTTEARCAYVIALMAVYWCTEVLPLAVTALLPAVLFPLFGIMESKQVCMQYLKDTNMLFVGGLMMAVAVETWNLHKRIALRVLLVVGVRPALLMLGFMGVTAFLSMWISNTATTAMMVPIVQAVLEQLNSPQNGKNPLPIPQSQENGMTPEEKLDNSSNPQDKLIIQDNHIPLEKPATEDKLDSPDKPVNQDNSLTDGKPGEGHWAGGRGQSRGLVVVSMVLKEGTEAEQVGEEEEEKERMKMCKGLTLCVCYAASIGGTATLTGTGPNLVLTGQMSQLFPQNGDVVNFASWFAFAFPTMLLMLTLAWLWLQLVFIGFDLKRTWGCGAVQSEKEHAAYDLIREEHRLLGPVSYGEWSVLGLFILLVVLWFTRSPGFINGWATHIFNTKAEFVTDATVAVFVAVLLFVLPSEPPRYLCFWRTQSFDTEPPRGPTPALLTWQVTQRKMPWSIVLLLGGGFALAKGSEVSGLSRWLGDQMIPLCSIPPWAIAVILCLLTAIFTECASNVATATLFLPILASMSQSIGVNPLYVMVPCTLSASFAFMLPVATPPNAIVFSYGYLKVSDMVKTGIVMNILGILCITLAINSWGRAIFNLDTFPSWANSTANITTGG